Proteins encoded by one window of Roseibium sp. Sym1:
- a CDS encoding LysR family transcriptional regulator translates to MDWDKLRIFHAAAQAGSFTHAGDTLHMSQSAVSRQVSALEHDLGVPLFHRHARGLLLTEQGELLYRTASDVLMKLEAVQSSLTDSKEKPSGALRVTTTVGLGSTWLTSRIKAFIDLYPDVDLHLIFDDDELDLGMREADVAIRLRQPTQPDLIQRKLFTVHFHVYAAPEYLQRFGAPVSIEDLDNHRIVAFGEQAPAYLRSMNWLETAGRVATSPRRSVLKANNLVAIKRAVQSGVGIAMLPDYIIDKSTNLVPVMTDQEDKVPSFDTYFVYPSELKNTARVTAFREFLLTNAENWVY, encoded by the coding sequence ATGGATTGGGACAAATTGCGCATCTTTCATGCGGCTGCGCAGGCCGGCAGCTTTACGCATGCCGGCGACACGCTGCACATGAGCCAGTCCGCGGTCAGCCGGCAGGTCAGCGCTCTCGAGCATGACCTCGGCGTGCCCCTGTTTCACCGCCACGCGCGCGGTCTGCTCCTGACCGAACAGGGCGAACTGCTCTACCGCACCGCCAGCGACGTGCTGATGAAGCTCGAGGCCGTGCAGTCGAGCCTGACCGACAGCAAGGAAAAGCCGTCCGGAGCCTTGCGCGTCACGACCACCGTCGGGCTTGGCTCCACATGGCTGACCTCCCGTATCAAGGCCTTCATTGATCTCTATCCCGATGTCGACCTGCATCTGATCTTCGACGATGACGAACTCGATCTGGGCATGCGCGAAGCCGATGTCGCCATCCGTCTGCGCCAGCCGACCCAGCCGGACCTGATCCAGCGCAAGCTCTTCACCGTGCATTTTCATGTCTACGCCGCGCCTGAATATCTTCAGCGCTTCGGCGCGCCGGTCTCCATCGAGGATCTCGACAATCACCGCATCGTCGCCTTTGGAGAACAGGCGCCCGCGTATCTGCGTTCCATGAACTGGCTGGAAACCGCAGGCCGGGTCGCCACAAGCCCGCGCCGGTCGGTGCTGAAAGCCAACAACCTCGTCGCGATCAAGCGGGCGGTGCAGAGCGGTGTCGGCATTGCCATGCTGCCGGACTATATCATCGACAAGTCGACCAACCTGGTGCCGGTCATGACGGACCAGGAAGACAAGGTGCCCTCTTTCGACACCTATTTTGTCTATCCCTCGGAACTGAAGAACACCGCCCGTGTCACCGCTTTCCGGGAATTCCTGCTGACCAACGCGGAAAACTGGGTGTATTGA
- the trxB gene encoding thioredoxin-disulfide reductase: protein MSTEHSKLLIIGSGPAGYTAAIYAARAMIEPTLVAGIQPGGQLTITTDVENYPGFADPVMGPWLMEQMQKQAENVGTRIVYDTITKADLSQRPFRLEADSGTVFTADTLVIATGAQARWLGLPSEQDLMGAGVSACATCDGFFYRNKEVVVVGGGNTAVEEALYLANLASKVTLVHRRDSLRSEKILQDRLFQNPKIEVVWDSQVDEILGGGMPKAVTGVRLKNTKTGELSELSTDGVFIAIGHAPSVELFKDQLTLKPNGYLETAPDSTKTSIPGVFAAGDVTDDIYRQAVTAAGMGCMAALEAEKFLAEHEAATTKQAAE from the coding sequence ATGAGCACGGAACACAGCAAACTTCTGATCATCGGCTCCGGCCCCGCCGGCTACACCGCGGCGATCTATGCCGCCCGTGCAATGATCGAACCGACGCTGGTTGCCGGCATTCAGCCGGGTGGTCAGCTGACCATCACCACCGATGTCGAGAACTATCCCGGTTTCGCAGACCCCGTCATGGGCCCCTGGCTGATGGAGCAGATGCAGAAACAGGCGGAAAACGTCGGCACCAGGATCGTCTATGACACGATCACCAAGGCGGATCTGTCCCAGCGCCCGTTCCGTCTCGAAGCCGACAGCGGCACCGTGTTCACCGCCGATACGCTGGTGATCGCCACCGGCGCGCAGGCCCGCTGGCTTGGCCTGCCTTCCGAACAGGACCTCATGGGGGCCGGTGTCTCGGCCTGCGCAACCTGCGACGGCTTTTTCTACCGCAACAAGGAAGTGGTCGTGGTCGGCGGCGGCAACACGGCGGTTGAAGAGGCGCTCTACCTTGCCAATCTCGCTTCCAAGGTGACCCTGGTGCACAGGCGCGACAGCCTGCGTTCGGAAAAGATCCTGCAGGACCGGCTGTTCCAGAATCCGAAGATCGAGGTTGTCTGGGACAGCCAGGTCGACGAGATCCTGGGCGGCGGCATGCCCAAGGCGGTCACCGGCGTGCGCCTGAAAAACACCAAGACCGGGGAGCTGTCGGAACTTTCCACAGATGGTGTCTTCATCGCCATCGGCCATGCGCCGTCGGTGGAACTGTTCAAGGATCAGCTCACGCTGAAGCCGAACGGATACCTGGAAACCGCGCCGGATTCGACCAAGACCTCGATCCCGGGTGTGTTCGCGGCAGGCGACGTGACCGACGACATTTACCGCCAGGCGGTTACGGCTGCGGGCATGGGCTGCATGGCGGCGCTTGAAGCTGAGAAGTTTCTGGCCGAACATGAAGCCGCCACGACCAAACAGGCAGCCGAATAA
- a CDS encoding mitochondrial fission ELM1 family protein: protein MPKPRETAPSTVWVLTDGKAGDLAQCIGVAEALASPFETRQVAPRPPFSWWLPFGPTDPREWESRPGSPIAPPYPDIAIASGRRAAGYLRRIKRLSNGRTFTVFLKDPRTGPDAADLIWVPEHDKLRGRNVLVTPSSPHRFSAAKLKGLRAERVPEIDRLKTPRVAVLVGGDSRHHRFTEDDQHRLLNGLRTLGQDEGASLMITSSRRTPAALAYGLSSLAKSGGHLYWSGRDPNPLGHYLAKADAIIATADSTNMIGEATATGKPVHVFHPSGGHDKITRFLGTLERIGAVHPFPGPLKTTTYEPIDATPVIADRILADYAALRRQQGQEP, encoded by the coding sequence ATGCCGAAGCCACGGGAGACCGCCCCGTCAACCGTCTGGGTCCTGACCGATGGCAAGGCCGGCGATCTGGCGCAATGTATCGGTGTTGCGGAAGCCCTTGCCAGCCCATTCGAGACCCGGCAAGTCGCCCCCCGTCCACCCTTTTCCTGGTGGCTGCCGTTCGGACCGACCGATCCGCGTGAATGGGAAAGCCGGCCGGGCAGCCCGATCGCCCCGCCCTATCCGGACATCGCCATTGCCTCCGGCCGGCGGGCCGCAGGCTACCTGCGCCGGATCAAGCGCCTATCAAACGGCCGGACATTCACCGTGTTCCTCAAGGATCCGAGGACCGGCCCGGATGCCGCCGATCTCATCTGGGTGCCGGAACATGACAAGCTGCGCGGCCGCAATGTCCTGGTGACGCCGAGCTCTCCCCACAGGTTTTCCGCCGCAAAGCTCAAAGGTCTGCGTGCAGAAAGAGTGCCGGAGATCGATCGCCTGAAAACACCGCGCGTGGCCGTGCTCGTCGGCGGCGACAGCCGTCATCACAGGTTTACCGAAGACGACCAGCACCGGCTCCTGAACGGGCTGCGCACCCTGGGACAGGATGAGGGGGCGTCCCTGATGATCACGTCGTCACGCCGGACACCCGCTGCCCTTGCCTACGGGCTTTCGAGCCTGGCCAAGTCGGGCGGCCATCTCTACTGGAGCGGCAGGGACCCCAACCCGCTCGGGCATTACCTGGCAAAGGCGGACGCGATCATTGCCACGGCCGATTCCACCAACATGATCGGCGAGGCCACGGCGACCGGGAAACCCGTTCATGTGTTCCATCCAAGCGGCGGTCACGACAAGATCACCCGGTTTTTGGGGACTTTGGAACGGATCGGCGCAGTTCACCCCTTCCCAGGCCCGCTGAAAACCACTACCTACGAGCCGATAGATGCCACGCCCGTGATCGCGGACCGTATCCTTGCGGATTACGCGGCCTTGCGGCGGCAACAAGGACAGGAGCCCTAG
- the greA gene encoding transcription elongation factor GreA, with the protein MEKVPMTSAGYKMLQDELKERTAAERPRIVDAIAEARAHGDLSENAEYHAAKEAQSLNEGRIAELEDKLSRAEVIDVTKLDGDTVKFGATVSLIDEDTEEEKKYMIVGDVESDVKHNKVSISSPIARALIGKSVGDSVEVAAPGGARSYEIVEVQFI; encoded by the coding sequence ATGGAAAAAGTTCCGATGACCTCCGCCGGTTACAAAATGCTTCAGGATGAACTGAAGGAACGTACCGCGGCTGAGCGTCCGCGCATCGTCGATGCCATTGCAGAAGCACGCGCGCATGGCGACCTGTCGGAAAACGCCGAATACCATGCGGCCAAGGAAGCACAGAGCCTGAACGAGGGCCGGATTGCTGAACTGGAAGACAAGCTGTCGCGAGCGGAAGTGATCGACGTGACCAAGCTCGACGGCGACACCGTCAAATTCGGCGCGACCGTGTCCCTGATTGACGAGGATACGGAAGAAGAAAAGAAATACATGATCGTTGGGGACGTTGAATCCGACGTGAAACACAACAAGGTCTCGATTTCGTCTCCCATCGCCCGCGCCCTGATCGGCAAGTCGGTCGGCGACAGCGTCGAAGTGGCGGCACCCGGCGGCGCGCGCTCCTACGAGATCGTCGAAGTCCAGTTCATCTGA
- a CDS encoding Lrp/AsnC family transcriptional regulator, whose translation MKARLDAIDWQILKELQADGRMTNVELARRVGISAPPCLRRVRALEEAGLILGYRTLLDEKQLGYDVTAFAMVGLHSQTEADLIAFEQTVEKWPLVRESYMLSGEVDFLLKCVSPDLQTFQNFIIRELTAAPNVDSVRTALTIRRTKDEPVVPID comes from the coding sequence TTGAAAGCGCGGCTCGATGCCATCGATTGGCAGATTCTGAAAGAATTGCAGGCAGATGGTCGCATGACCAATGTGGAGCTGGCCCGCCGGGTCGGTATTTCCGCTCCACCCTGTCTCCGCCGCGTCCGTGCTCTTGAAGAGGCCGGGCTCATTCTGGGATATCGCACGCTGCTCGACGAAAAGCAGCTTGGCTACGATGTCACCGCCTTTGCGATGGTGGGGTTGCACAGCCAGACGGAGGCCGACCTGATCGCCTTTGAGCAGACGGTGGAGAAATGGCCGCTTGTTCGCGAGAGCTACATGCTGTCCGGCGAAGTCGACTTTCTCCTGAAATGCGTTTCGCCGGACCTGCAGACTTTCCAGAACTTCATCATCCGGGAACTGACCGCTGCGCCAAACGTCGACAGTGTGCGCACGGCCCTGACGATCCGACGGACCAAGGACGAGCCGGTGGTGCCGATCGACTGA
- the msrP gene encoding protein-methionine-sulfoxide reductase catalytic subunit MsrP, with protein sequence MNILKRRSWDLPEREATPEAVFLNRRQILAGLAGGGALVGSGLGLRPAFAEEDPSAGLYPVKRNEAYQLDRPLTAEDVASKYNNFYEFGSHKQIWPAAQDLKIRPWTVTLDGMIDNPQTIDIDDLLVKMPLEERLYRHRCVEAWSMSVPWSGFALADLVKLAGPQNGAKYLRFETFHDPSVASGQKQSWYPWPYVEGLTIEEATNELAFLATGVYGKPLAKQFGAPVRLVTPWKYGFKCIKSIVKITFTDQRPVSFWEEIQAKEYGFWANVNPAVPHPRWPQSSERILGTNESRETLLYNGYEEQVAHLYKDMKGEQLFM encoded by the coding sequence ATGAACATCTTGAAAAGACGCAGCTGGGACCTTCCCGAACGAGAGGCAACACCGGAAGCCGTGTTCCTGAACCGTCGGCAGATCCTGGCAGGTCTTGCCGGGGGCGGCGCGCTTGTCGGAAGCGGCCTCGGGCTGCGCCCTGCCTTTGCCGAGGAAGACCCGAGCGCGGGGCTTTATCCGGTCAAGCGCAATGAAGCCTATCAGCTCGACCGGCCCCTGACCGCCGAGGATGTTGCCTCCAAATACAACAATTTCTATGAATTCGGCTCTCACAAGCAGATCTGGCCGGCGGCCCAGGATCTCAAGATCCGCCCCTGGACGGTAACGCTCGACGGCATGATCGACAATCCGCAGACGATCGATATCGACGACCTGCTGGTGAAGATGCCGCTGGAAGAGCGGCTCTACCGGCACCGCTGCGTCGAGGCCTGGTCGATGTCCGTGCCGTGGTCCGGGTTCGCGCTCGCGGACCTCGTCAAGCTGGCGGGTCCCCAGAACGGAGCAAAATACCTGCGCTTCGAAACCTTCCACGACCCCTCGGTCGCCAGCGGCCAGAAGCAGTCCTGGTATCCCTGGCCCTATGTGGAGGGGCTGACGATCGAAGAGGCGACCAACGAGCTGGCCTTCCTGGCAACCGGTGTTTACGGAAAACCGCTCGCCAAACAGTTCGGGGCACCCGTGCGCCTGGTGACGCCGTGGAAATACGGTTTCAAATGCATCAAGTCGATCGTGAAGATCACCTTCACCGATCAGCGTCCGGTCAGCTTCTGGGAAGAAATCCAGGCGAAGGAATATGGCTTCTGGGCCAATGTGAACCCGGCCGTGCCGCATCCGCGCTGGCCGCAATCCTCCGAGAGAATTCTTGGAACCAACGAGAGCCGCGAGACGTTGCTCTACAATGGATACGAGGAGCAGGTGGCGCATCTCTACAAGGACATGAAGGGCGAGCAGCTGTTCATGTAG
- a CDS encoding elongation factor G: MAITTNGKGSSAGGAPRCIALVGPFGSGKTSLLEALLARTDKVARQGSVSDGNTVGDGSPEARAHGMSVEVNVADADFLGDRFVFVDCPGSVEFLSEMDGALSGVDLAVVVAEDDERKVPALQLILKALEARAIPRVLFLNKIDKSTRRVRDVLGVLQPASAVPLVLRQIPIWEDGQATGFIDLALERAHVYHEKEESTQIDMSDADRTREHEARFTMLEHLADHDDDLMEALLEDIAPDRDQVFSDLVNEMRDGLICPVFFGSAEHGNGVSRLLKALRHEVPGVDLLSRRILDGGNRTALQVIKTLHTQHGGKLSIARILEGTVSDGDSLFLNGDQEIKVSGLFSIFGQHASKIATAGKGDLVGLGRLDDVRTGDLLYLEAGGAAGTQENGPRSPVLATAIAATQRKDEVRLSSALTKLAEEDPSLIVSQNQTTAETLLAGQGEMHLRVAQERLAGKYGLDIAAHKPHVPYAETIRSGTKVRGRHKKQSGGHGQFGDVVLEIGPLPRGEGVQFTDTITGGVVPKQYIPSVRDGVLDALGQGPLGFPVVDVSVCLTDGSYHSVDSSDQAFKMAGILAIREGLPDCKPVLLEPIHKVVVACPSDATAKVNAIVSARRGQLLGFDARPDWPGWDEVQALMPEAEIGDLIVELRSATAGVASYTSEFDHMAELSGKAADQALQRSGKQAA; the protein is encoded by the coding sequence ATGGCAATCACGACAAATGGAAAGGGAAGTTCTGCCGGCGGCGCGCCGCGCTGCATCGCCCTTGTGGGACCGTTCGGCAGCGGCAAGACCAGCTTGCTGGAAGCGTTGCTCGCACGCACGGACAAGGTCGCCAGGCAGGGATCCGTCTCCGACGGCAACACGGTGGGTGACGGGTCCCCGGAAGCGCGTGCGCATGGCATGAGCGTGGAGGTGAATGTTGCGGATGCGGATTTTCTGGGGGACCGGTTCGTCTTTGTCGACTGTCCGGGATCGGTTGAATTCCTGAGCGAAATGGACGGAGCGCTGAGCGGCGTGGATCTGGCGGTGGTTGTCGCGGAGGACGACGAGCGCAAGGTTCCCGCCTTGCAGCTGATCCTGAAAGCCCTAGAAGCCCGCGCCATCCCGCGGGTTTTGTTTTTGAACAAGATCGACAAGAGCACGCGGCGCGTGCGCGATGTGCTTGGCGTGTTGCAACCGGCTTCCGCCGTGCCGCTGGTGCTTCGACAGATTCCGATCTGGGAAGACGGCCAGGCGACCGGCTTCATCGACCTGGCCCTCGAACGGGCACATGTCTATCACGAGAAGGAAGAGAGCACGCAGATCGACATGTCCGACGCGGACCGGACCCGCGAGCATGAGGCCCGCTTCACCATGCTCGAGCATCTGGCCGATCATGACGACGATCTGATGGAAGCTCTTCTTGAGGATATTGCACCCGACCGGGATCAGGTGTTTTCGGACCTGGTGAACGAAATGCGCGACGGGTTGATCTGTCCGGTGTTTTTCGGATCCGCCGAGCATGGCAATGGTGTCAGCCGCCTCCTGAAGGCCCTGCGCCACGAGGTTCCCGGAGTTGACCTTTTGTCGCGCCGCATTCTCGATGGCGGGAACCGGACTGCGCTCCAGGTGATCAAGACGCTGCATACCCAGCATGGCGGCAAGCTGTCCATCGCCCGGATCCTGGAGGGCACTGTCTCCGACGGCGACAGCCTGTTCCTGAACGGGGACCAGGAAATCAAGGTATCCGGGCTGTTTTCGATTTTCGGACAGCACGCGAGCAAGATCGCGACCGCCGGCAAGGGCGACCTGGTGGGTCTCGGCCGGCTCGATGACGTCAGGACGGGTGATCTTCTCTATCTTGAGGCCGGCGGGGCCGCCGGTACGCAGGAGAACGGACCGCGCAGTCCGGTGCTGGCGACAGCCATCGCGGCAACACAGAGAAAGGACGAGGTGCGTCTGTCCTCGGCGCTGACGAAGCTTGCCGAAGAAGACCCCTCGCTGATCGTCAGCCAGAACCAGACCACCGCGGAAACCCTTCTGGCGGGGCAGGGCGAGATGCATCTGCGGGTCGCTCAGGAACGGCTTGCCGGCAAGTATGGTCTCGACATAGCGGCGCACAAGCCGCATGTGCCCTACGCTGAGACCATCCGGTCGGGTACCAAGGTGCGGGGCCGCCACAAGAAGCAATCCGGAGGGCACGGCCAGTTCGGGGACGTCGTGCTGGAGATCGGGCCTTTGCCGCGCGGGGAGGGGGTCCAGTTTACCGACACCATCACCGGTGGCGTGGTGCCCAAGCAGTATATCCCCTCGGTCCGTGACGGCGTTCTGGACGCCCTGGGCCAGGGGCCCCTCGGCTTTCCGGTGGTCGATGTGTCCGTCTGCCTGACGGATGGCTCGTATCACTCGGTCGACAGTTCCGACCAGGCTTTCAAGATGGCCGGGATCCTGGCCATCCGCGAAGGCTTGCCGGACTGCAAGCCGGTCCTGCTGGAGCCGATCCACAAGGTGGTGGTCGCCTGCCCGAGCGATGCCACGGCCAAGGTCAACGCCATCGTGTCCGCGCGGCGCGGACAACTCCTCGGGTTCGATGCCCGGCCCGACTGGCCCGGCTGGGACGAGGTGCAGGCCTTGATGCCGGAAGCGGAGATCGGCGACCTGATCGTCGAGCTGCGCTCGGCCACGGCCGGGGTCGCGAGCTACACCTCGGAGTTCGACCACATGGCCGAACTCTCCGGCAAGGCGGCCGACCAGGCCCTGCAGAGGTCCGGCAAGCAGGCGGCTTGA
- a CDS encoding M24 family metallopeptidase, producing MLTAQSGPRLEALLADFQPDFEFTPPPLFPEEEFSERLRRIRREAVIAGHDVLVVHTDMIGWFHTSNAYLRYICDWMREGVLIIPTDSDKDLTLLSFFTQSVVLPPAGEPFLVDRILQIGAIGREYSDRPGSSDVKTAEACAKVLSDLGLSKGQIGCIGDPAGTVFFKTLEDLLPKTGLVKDHAIVDRMLRVASPRERDMFRAAAQLISIGLQAAYHVTRPGVTDAEIYAAFTYAQLARGGETGDGYQIGVNEYGTHCGKPYGRKVRAGDLINLYISNVTYRGYNAQAARMIGVGNLTKRQEDILAVCTEGVKRAEKLIRPGTLVRDVNNAAFEPYIEFGLLDSAEARTMPYNWSPGPDGGPIPVPRLEVPDSDWEAQGGRLRHVYPATDGPHNPNLGHSVGMAGSRTSYNISSHNYARLEEGMVFVLHTQWLEAQSAGCNVGDCYLVTADGFENLSRHTPLETHRIAAD from the coding sequence ATGTTAACCGCCCAAAGCGGACCTCGCCTCGAAGCCCTTCTCGCGGATTTCCAACCGGACTTTGAGTTCACGCCGCCGCCGCTCTTCCCCGAGGAGGAGTTTTCCGAAAGGCTCCGGCGCATCCGGCGCGAAGCTGTCATCGCCGGTCACGACGTGCTCGTTGTCCACACCGACATGATCGGCTGGTTCCACACGTCCAACGCCTATCTGCGCTACATCTGCGACTGGATGAGAGAAGGCGTCCTGATCATTCCCACCGACAGCGACAAAGACCTCACGCTGCTGTCCTTCTTCACCCAGTCGGTCGTTCTCCCCCCTGCGGGCGAGCCTTTTCTGGTCGACCGGATCCTGCAGATCGGCGCCATCGGACGCGAATATTCGGACAGGCCCGGCTCTTCGGACGTCAAGACGGCCGAAGCCTGCGCCAAGGTGCTATCGGATCTTGGCCTGTCGAAGGGACAGATCGGCTGCATAGGTGATCCGGCAGGCACGGTTTTCTTCAAGACGCTTGAGGATCTCCTGCCCAAGACCGGCCTTGTAAAGGATCATGCCATTGTCGACCGGATGCTGCGGGTGGCCTCGCCCAGGGAAAGGGACATGTTCCGGGCGGCCGCCCAGCTCATCTCGATCGGCCTGCAGGCGGCATATCATGTCACGCGGCCCGGGGTTACCGACGCCGAAATCTATGCGGCCTTCACCTACGCGCAACTGGCCCGCGGCGGCGAGACCGGCGACGGCTACCAGATCGGAGTCAACGAATACGGCACGCATTGCGGCAAACCCTACGGCCGCAAGGTGCGCGCCGGCGACCTGATCAACCTGTACATCTCGAATGTGACCTATCGCGGATACAATGCCCAGGCGGCCCGCATGATCGGCGTGGGAAACCTCACGAAACGACAGGAAGACATTCTCGCGGTCTGCACCGAGGGCGTGAAACGGGCGGAAAAACTGATCCGGCCGGGCACCCTGGTCCGTGATGTCAACAATGCAGCCTTCGAACCCTATATCGAGTTCGGCCTGCTGGACTCCGCCGAAGCCAGAACCATGCCCTACAACTGGTCTCCCGGGCCCGACGGCGGGCCAATCCCGGTTCCGCGCCTGGAGGTTCCAGACAGCGACTGGGAGGCGCAGGGGGGCCGGCTGAGGCATGTCTACCCGGCGACCGATGGTCCTCACAATCCCAATCTCGGACATTCGGTCGGCATGGCCGGCTCTCGCACGAGCTACAATATCTCGTCCCACAATTACGCCCGGCTGGAGGAAGGCATGGTCTTTGTGCTTCACACCCAATGGCTGGAAGCCCAGTCGG